Within the Platichthys flesus chromosome 16, fPlaFle2.1, whole genome shotgun sequence genome, the region GTTTTCCTTTTTGTAGACTAACAAGGGGGCATCTGCCTTCAAGATCTGTCGAGGAGTTGAAGCACTGGGGGGCAGCCTGAGGTCAGTGTCTGCGCATGCTTACACGGACTGTCCTTGCATGTCCTGCTATAAATAAATTTGAGACTACCAGTGTAACTGAATCTGGACCAACTGCCTTTTGTTTACTTGCAGTGTGACATCATCACGAGAGACCATGGTCTACACTGCAGACTGTTTGAGAGATCACCTGTAAGTGCTCCCATCTTCAAGTTTTATGAGCTTTTTAATGAGGGTCATGCAGATGTGGCAGATGCCACAGTATGTCCTCACCGCTCTTGTATCTGTGTGTCCAGAGATTCATTATTGGAGTTTTTGGTCGACGTGACCACAGGTCAGGAGTTTCGACCGTGGGAGGTCGCCGACCTGACGTCCAGGGTGAGGCTCGACAAGGCTCTGGCTCAGCAGTGTCCACAGATAGGTTCGTATCAGGAGCAACCTGTCAGCATTGAGGAATACATGTTTACACAGTAATTGAACCCATCTGACAAGTGCTGTAATTGATCTCAGGTTTGTGCTTCCAAATAAAACCTGAGCTGCTCTTAGCTACAGAGCAGGCGGTCGATTCTCAGTGGAATCGTCACCTCACATTTTAAGGTCTTTGTCCTGTTTTCCTCGGCTGAAATTCAggtctctttcccttttctccccCAGGTGTAATTGAGAAGTTGCATGAAGCAGCATATAAAAATGCCCTGTCCAACTCTCTGTACTGCCCTGACTACATGGTCGGCCAGGTCTCCCCTAAGCAGGTAGcacctttgttttcttctgtttctataCATTAGGGAAATAGTTCATCGTATGGTCTTGGAACTGATTTCTCAGAGTGAATGATTGCATTAGATGTTGCATAGCTCTTacatgtgtctcctcctcctccctcccctgtaGCTGCAGTCCTTTGTTGAAGACCATTTCACCACTGGCAGAATGGCTCTTGTAGGACTAGGTGAGTGTCTACTAGTATGGATTCATCACTTCCCATCAGCTTTTTCTTTCACGTCAAGCTTTGCTTATCAAGACTCCATTTTACATTTGATGCGGTTGTATCAGTTGGTTAacttttgtgtgcgtgtttgctTACACTTAACCAAACTGTTAAATTTGGCCTCTGTCAAAGGCTGAGAGGTAAATCAAAGCTGGTATGTGAAGAAAACCATGACACCGACTAATTGTTGGGGTTGCTACAAGTGTGTGCTTGCCTGTGTGTTAATACATCATGTTAATATGTCAGCTTGTATTCTGGGAATGTGTGACATTTTCCCATTCACAACACTGCGTTTTTATCAACCTCAGTTGTATATTGATTTCGTTACTCTCTGATTTATGCATCCAGGTGTGAAGCACTCCGTCCTGAGGCAGGTGGGCGAGGGTCTCCTCAGTACCCGCAGTGGGGCCAGTGCGCCTGTGGCTAAATCTGTGTACCGTGGAGGTAAACACTTGTGTTTGAAAGGCACTACACACACTTTCCAAATTGCATAATTCTCATGATGGTGTGATGTGCATGTGTAGGTGAAGTGCGAGTGCAAAACAATGACGACCTGGTCCATGCGCTGATTGCCTGTGAGGGTGGTGTGACGGGTAGTGAAGAGGCTAATGCCTTCACCGTGCTGCAAAGAATCCTGGGAGCTGGTCCACATGTAAAGAGAGGCTCAAACATCACTAGCCATCTGTGTCAGGGTATTGCCAAAGCTACCACACAGCCCTTTGATGTAAGTACAAAAGTT harbors:
- the LOC133971284 gene encoding cytochrome b-c1 complex subunit 2, mitochondrial yields the protein MRGIRSLNSLPKRCYAAARRSEALTETVAAPPPQNVQVSKLPNGLVIASLENYSPLSSVGVFVKAGSRYETVENLGVSHVLRLAANLTNKGASAFKICRGVEALGGSLSVTSSRETMVYTADCLRDHLDSLLEFLVDVTTGQEFRPWEVADLTSRVRLDKALAQQCPQIGVIEKLHEAAYKNALSNSLYCPDYMVGQVSPKQLQSFVEDHFTTGRMALVGLGVKHSVLRQVGEGLLSTRSGASAPVAKSVYRGGEVRVQNNDDLVHALIACEGGVTGSEEANAFTVLQRILGAGPHVKRGSNITSHLCQGIAKATTQPFDATAFNASYSDSGLFGVYTIAQAHSAGEVIKAAIAQVTSVAEGNVSEADITTAKKQVKADYLMSTTESSQGLMEEIGAQVLNTAAYQLPDTVLQAIDTVTQDDVVKAAKKFVDGKKTMAASGYLGNTPFVDEV